The following coding sequences lie in one Vibrio algicola genomic window:
- a CDS encoding IS110 family RNA-guided transposase, giving the protein MNTSTISSYVIGGVDTHKDIHVAAIVNDSNQVLSSEYFPATRHGYKEMLKWMSSFGKISRVGIECSGTYGLGLLRYMQSSGIEVLEVTAPDKVDRRKRGKDDTIDAENAAHAAYSKLRTVTPKTRDGMVESLRILKGCRKTAMAARTVALQMIRTSIVSSPDEIRDTLRHMTRMTLIRTLASSRPDLTAYKNISSAYRIVFKSLARRYLELHDEIADLDKMISSIVDMLAPELIEQKAVGYESAAQLLITLGDNPERLNSESSFAALCGVSPIPASSGKTNRHRLNRGGDRAANSALHIIAIGRLRTEQRSKDYIKKRTADGLSKMEAIRCLKRYIAREIYYLLKNRNALINSIQITT; this is encoded by the coding sequence ATGAATACCAGTACAATCTCATCTTATGTCATTGGTGGAGTGGATACTCATAAAGATATCCACGTTGCTGCCATCGTCAATGATTCTAATCAAGTATTATCAAGTGAATACTTCCCAGCAACCCGCCATGGATATAAGGAAATGCTAAAGTGGATGTCTTCATTTGGTAAAATATCACGTGTGGGTATTGAGTGTTCAGGGACGTATGGTTTGGGCTTGCTTCGTTATATGCAAAGCAGTGGCATTGAAGTATTGGAAGTAACAGCACCAGATAAGGTTGATCGAAGAAAACGAGGCAAGGATGACACAATAGACGCAGAAAATGCTGCTCATGCCGCGTATAGTAAATTACGCACGGTGACGCCAAAGACGCGAGATGGGATGGTTGAGTCGCTAAGAATACTTAAAGGTTGCCGTAAAACAGCAATGGCAGCTCGAACTGTTGCCCTTCAGATGATTAGAACGAGCATTGTATCTTCCCCCGACGAAATAAGAGATACATTAAGACATATGACTCGTATGACTTTGATTCGCACACTAGCATCAAGCAGACCTGATTTAACAGCTTACAAAAATATTTCTAGCGCATATAGGATCGTATTTAAATCCTTAGCTCGTAGATATCTTGAACTTCATGACGAGATTGCGGATTTAGATAAAATGATTTCTTCTATCGTTGACATGCTTGCTCCTGAATTAATCGAACAAAAAGCCGTTGGATACGAATCCGCCGCACAATTATTGATAACGTTGGGTGATAACCCTGAACGTTTAAACTCTGAATCTAGTTTTGCTGCGTTATGTGGAGTTAGCCCTATACCTGCATCCTCAGGAAAAACCAATAGACACAGGCTTAATCGAGGTGGTGATAGAGCTGCAAATAGTGCACTCCATATTATTGCGATTGGTAGACTTAGAACTGAGCAGCGTTCAAAGGATTACATCAAAAAACGAACGGCTGATGGATTATCAAAAATGGAAGCTATACGCTGCTTAAAAAGATACATAGCACGTGAAATTTATTACCTTTTGAAAAATAGAAACGCCTTAATCAACAGTATACAAATAACGACTTGA
- a CDS encoding recombinase family protein: protein MLIGYARVSSKEQSLKIQIEQLKQLGCDKVFQESASGKDSEREQLNAMLDFAREGDTIHVMKVDRLARNTIDALQIADQLSQKGAGLIFHDLGNVDINSDVGRVIYTTISAFAEMERKRILQRCNEGRERAKAEGRHLGRFPNEALHQRIQELAERGMNKHAISKELGCSRTTVYRVLERSNARY from the coding sequence ATGTTGATCGGCTATGCACGAGTCAGTTCCAAAGAACAATCCTTAAAAATTCAAATTGAACAGCTCAAGCAACTGGGTTGCGATAAAGTTTTTCAAGAAAGCGCCAGTGGTAAAGATTCAGAACGTGAACAACTTAATGCCATGCTCGATTTTGCACGTGAGGGTGACACCATCCATGTGATGAAAGTGGATAGGTTAGCGCGTAATACTATCGATGCGCTGCAAATTGCTGACCAATTATCCCAAAAAGGTGCTGGCTTAATTTTTCATGATCTCGGCAATGTCGATATTAACAGCGATGTAGGGCGAGTGATCTACACCACCATATCCGCTTTTGCTGAAATGGAAAGAAAGCGCATCTTACAGCGTTGTAATGAGGGCAGGGAGCGCGCTAAAGCAGAAGGGCGACATCTGGGCCGTTTTCCTAATGAAGCTTTACATCAGCGCATACAAGAGCTTGCAGAGCGAGGTATGAACAAGCACGCGATCAGTAAAGAACTGGGATGCAGTCGGACGACGGTTTATCGAGTATTGGAGCGAAGCAATGCTAGATATTAA
- a CDS encoding LexA family protein — MKVIPISAGAGITGFESPAAEYSQLSLSLDDLLVEHPSSTFLCKACGDSMQNVGIFSQDILIVDRHEVAKNLDVVVANFNGEFVCKIIDMKNRLLLSANEKIQPVAVFDYDQFSIEGVVVRSIRCHRPSYLLAS; from the coding sequence ATGAAAGTCATTCCTATTTCCGCCGGTGCCGGTATCACGGGCTTTGAGTCGCCAGCAGCCGAATATTCTCAATTGAGTTTATCGCTTGATGATTTGTTAGTTGAGCACCCAAGTTCAACCTTTCTGTGCAAAGCTTGTGGTGACTCGATGCAAAATGTCGGCATCTTTAGTCAGGATATTTTGATCGTGGATCGCCATGAAGTGGCCAAGAATCTAGATGTGGTCGTGGCCAATTTCAATGGTGAATTTGTGTGCAAAATCATTGATATGAAAAATCGACTATTGCTGTCTGCAAATGAAAAAATTCAACCGGTGGCGGTGTTCGATTACGATCAATTTTCGATTGAAGGCGTGGTCGTGCGCTCGATCCGCTGTCATCGTCCAAGTTATTTACTCGCGAGCTAA
- a CDS encoding Y-family DNA polymerase yields the protein MFALVDANAFYCSAEQVFRPDLRGKPLVVLSNNDGCIVAANRQAKELGIPKFAPFFKVRELCEKQGVIALSSNYELYADLSAKMMAVIGRFAPVQHIYSIDESFLSLRHCHQAIPCLRTHGALIRRAVWKECRLPVCVGMGETLTLAKLANHAAKKIEGYQGVCILNNETARQQVLKSVDVSEVWGIGRRLSAKLKVMKVHTAWDLSRLEPAVAQRQFNVEVERTVRELNGQVCKSWDQIRADKKQIFSTRSVGERIVDLHSLQQALSKHTAIAAYKARQQHSLCKVLMCFAASSPYDAKPVSHKMVHSFAYPTSDTTVLTHTVMAMAKAMFQQGERYYKIGVGLLDLMEGKHAQIDFLNPKPDDPRLMAVFDGLNQRYGTDSVFLAAQGIEHKWAMRREMLSPQYTTKWGDLPVVRC from the coding sequence ATGTTTGCGCTGGTCGATGCCAATGCCTTTTATTGCAGCGCCGAGCAGGTGTTTCGTCCTGATCTGCGTGGCAAGCCTTTGGTGGTGCTATCTAATAATGATGGCTGCATTGTGGCGGCCAATCGACAAGCCAAAGAACTTGGCATTCCTAAATTTGCCCCTTTTTTTAAAGTGCGCGAGTTATGTGAAAAGCAAGGGGTGATCGCCTTATCGTCTAATTATGAACTGTATGCGGATCTCTCGGCCAAAATGATGGCGGTGATCGGACGCTTTGCTCCTGTTCAGCATATTTACTCGATTGATGAATCATTCTTATCTTTGAGACACTGTCACCAAGCCATTCCTTGTTTGCGAACTCATGGCGCACTGATCCGTCGCGCGGTGTGGAAAGAGTGTCGTTTGCCGGTGTGCGTTGGGATGGGAGAAACCCTTACGTTGGCCAAGCTTGCCAACCATGCCGCCAAGAAAATCGAAGGCTATCAAGGGGTGTGCATTCTCAATAATGAGACAGCGCGACAACAGGTATTAAAATCGGTCGATGTGAGTGAGGTGTGGGGGATTGGGCGACGATTGAGTGCCAAATTAAAAGTGATGAAAGTACATACAGCGTGGGATTTATCTCGCCTTGAACCGGCTGTCGCGCAACGCCAATTTAACGTTGAAGTTGAGCGGACCGTGCGTGAGTTAAACGGTCAGGTGTGCAAGAGTTGGGATCAAATCCGAGCCGATAAAAAACAGATATTCTCAACTCGTAGTGTCGGTGAGCGGATCGTCGATTTGCATTCATTACAACAAGCACTTAGCAAGCATACCGCCATTGCGGCCTATAAAGCACGGCAGCAACACAGTTTATGCAAAGTGTTGATGTGTTTTGCAGCCAGCTCTCCTTATGATGCCAAGCCGGTATCACATAAAATGGTGCATTCCTTTGCGTATCCCACCTCTGATACCACCGTGCTCACTCATACGGTCATGGCAATGGCGAAAGCAATGTTTCAGCAAGGTGAGCGTTATTACAAAATTGGGGTTGGGTTGTTAGATTTAATGGAAGGCAAGCACGCTCAGATTGATTTTTTGAATCCAAAGCCCGACGATCCTCGCTTAATGGCGGTGTTTGATGGATTAAATCAACGTTATGGAACCGACAGCGTCTTTTTGGCAGCGCAAGGGATTGAGCATAAATGGGCAATGAGGCGAGAAATGTTGTCGCCTCAATATACGACCAAATGGGGGGATCTGCCGGTAGTGAGGTGTTAG
- a CDS encoding TA system antitoxin ParD family protein, whose protein sequence is MATASIRLDQDLVQKATIMAKAFSRTAPKQIEHWAKIGEMMEDNPELPYEFVKQAIIAKAEKEAGKLENYNFG, encoded by the coding sequence ATGGCTACAGCAAGCATTAGATTAGATCAAGACCTTGTACAAAAAGCTACCATTATGGCTAAAGCATTTAGCCGTACCGCACCAAAACAAATTGAACACTGGGCTAAAATTGGTGAAATGATGGAAGATAACCCAGAATTACCATATGAGTTTGTAAAACAAGCAATTATTGCCAAAGCTGAAAAAGAAGCAGGAAAGTTGGAGAACTATAATTTTGGCTAA
- a CDS encoding type II toxin-antitoxin system RelE/ParE family toxin, producing MAKITQILQTPTFKKAVKKLHKNQKLDLDNAVKELMKEPLLGEQKKGDLSFLRVYRFKMVKQLTLLGYSYEDGTVTLELMALGSHENFYRDVKNIF from the coding sequence TTGGCTAAGATAACTCAAATTTTACAGACACCTACATTTAAGAAAGCAGTAAAAAAGCTACATAAAAATCAGAAGCTTGATCTTGATAATGCAGTTAAAGAACTAATGAAAGAGCCATTATTAGGAGAGCAAAAGAAAGGTGACTTGTCATTTTTACGTGTTTATAGATTCAAAATGGTTAAGCAATTAACGTTACTTGGTTACAGTTATGAAGATGGCACCGTCACCCTTGAGCTAATGGCATTAGGATCTCATGAAAACTTTTACCGTGATGTTAAAAATATCTTCTGA
- a CDS encoding recombinase family protein has product MYIFGYLRVSTSDQNAKRAQSTLQKFVQDKGFRIAGWYIENESGASLQRPELLRLLDDAAKGDAIIIEQIDRLSRLDEKSWFTLKEMLHEKELKVISLDLPTSHIAFSPQITDEFTGSMIKAINSMMMDMLAAIARKDYQDRRRRQCEGIKKAKEEGKYKGRQADSDLHEKIYQLRVINKLSISDTAKLTNVSDRTVIRVAKKLAIERSLG; this is encoded by the coding sequence ATGTACATCTTTGGTTACCTTAGAGTATCAACAAGCGACCAAAATGCAAAACGGGCACAGAGTACCTTACAGAAGTTTGTACAGGATAAAGGTTTTCGTATAGCTGGATGGTATATTGAAAATGAGTCAGGTGCTTCTCTGCAAAGACCAGAACTTCTTCGTTTACTTGATGATGCTGCGAAAGGTGATGCAATCATCATTGAACAGATAGATAGGCTTTCTCGTCTGGATGAGAAAAGCTGGTTCACATTAAAAGAAATGCTGCACGAGAAAGAACTCAAAGTGATTAGTCTGGATTTACCAACCAGTCATATCGCATTCTCTCCCCAAATCACCGATGAATTTACCGGATCGATGATCAAAGCAATAAATAGCATGATGATGGATATGCTGGCTGCTATCGCAAGAAAAGATTACCAAGATCGCCGCCGCCGTCAGTGTGAAGGAATAAAGAAAGCCAAAGAAGAAGGTAAATACAAAGGACGTCAAGCAGACTCAGATCTACACGAAAAAATCTATCAGCTACGAGTTATCAACAAGCTGAGTATTAGTGATACCGCCAAACTCACCAATGTTTCGGATCGTACAGTAATACGGGTGGCGAAGAAGTTAGCAATTGAACGTTCATTGGGATAA
- a CDS encoding LlaJI family restriction endonuclease: MAQKGQRIDTLLKSEDGQHYAVVDAKYYGAQSPNTAPGWSDLVKQFFYVNAVEEVAGSTVKVTNHFIFPGSKSKLKAAYVAHRNKSISSENDCLSNYPPIHCHYRFCRKVLISGYCTNLQA; this comes from the coding sequence ATGGCACAAAAAGGGCAAAGAATTGATACGCTTTTAAAATCCGAAGATGGTCAACATTATGCCGTTGTAGATGCTAAATATTATGGAGCTCAATCTCCAAACACAGCCCCAGGTTGGTCCGATTTAGTGAAACAATTTTTCTATGTAAATGCAGTGGAAGAAGTGGCAGGTTCCACCGTAAAAGTGACTAATCATTTTATTTTTCCAGGCAGCAAATCAAAGTTGAAAGCAGCCTATGTAGCCCACAGAAACAAATCTATTTCTAGTGAAAATGATTGCTTATCTAACTACCCACCCATTCACTGCCATTATCGGTTCTGTCGCAAAGTTTTAATAAGCGGCTATTGCACTAATCTCCAGGCGTAA
- a CDS encoding DUF3726 domain-containing protein translates to MIVSHNELVAAVNKAFLGMRRSCGEADVIANMVADLQMVGLHGVRHFNNASTYIDHDQDCPADITQTAQGLITADLHRCSLACHLPVIIDYAIEKMIGSKTMKIELTHCHNRWLAYSELVKLAAKGIACTAKWTNGSSSKHTMYIINRGCVAPELFLSNVLVTDQLDCHSMTIELSVQDFDVEALSDGYSIHIDASEQSQAQHNAWHNGITVDDQEWLQLKQTATAILVENSEQSIKGAGEAA, encoded by the coding sequence ATGATCGTCTCTCACAATGAACTTGTCGCCGCCGTCAACAAGGCGTTTCTCGGTATGCGCCGCTCATGTGGAGAGGCTGACGTCATCGCTAACATGGTCGCAGACTTACAGATGGTGGGATTACATGGTGTCCGCCACTTCAATAATGCGAGCACCTATATCGATCATGACCAAGATTGCCCCGCGGATATCACGCAGACCGCACAAGGGCTCATCACTGCAGACTTACATCGCTGCAGCTTGGCGTGCCACCTTCCCGTCATCATAGACTACGCGATTGAGAAAATGATTGGCTCGAAAACCATGAAAATAGAGCTAACGCACTGCCATAACCGCTGGCTGGCCTACAGCGAACTAGTTAAACTAGCAGCAAAAGGGATCGCGTGTACGGCCAAATGGACCAATGGCAGCAGCTCAAAACATACCATGTATATCATCAACCGAGGGTGCGTTGCCCCAGAATTGTTTTTATCCAATGTATTAGTCACCGATCAGCTCGATTGTCACAGCATGACTATCGAATTATCAGTGCAAGATTTTGATGTGGAGGCGTTATCAGACGGGTACAGCATTCATATCGATGCCAGCGAACAGTCTCAAGCGCAACACAATGCTTGGCATAACGGCATAACGGTAGACGATCAGGAATGGTTGCAGTTAAAACAAACGGCTACTGCAATATTGGTGGAAAACAGTGAACAATCGATAAAGGGAGCGGGTGAAGCCGCGTGA
- a CDS encoding membrane dipeptidase — MYQQRIVIDGLQYCNWDREYFQTLQSSGITAVHATMVYHENARETLTRFAEWNLRFEQNADLIMPVHSMADIELAKAQGKVGIFFGAQNCSPIEDEIGLIEVMRQQGLLIMQLTYNNQSLLATGCYESHDSGVTRFGQQAIGEMNRVGMIVDMSHSAERSTLEAIDLSSRPICISHANPTFAFDALRNKSNDVIKALTARGGLIGFSLYPFHLPNGSQCSLDDFCHMVASTADMVGVEHLGIGSDLCLNQPQEVLEWMRNGRWSKAMDYGEGSASNSGWPDALPWFCGSAGMENIYNGLIRHGFNESEAGKILGENWFNFLQQGLEPIS; from the coding sequence ATGTACCAACAACGGATTGTTATTGATGGGTTGCAGTACTGCAATTGGGATCGTGAGTATTTTCAAACGCTTCAAAGCAGTGGTATCACAGCGGTTCACGCTACCATGGTCTATCACGAGAATGCCCGCGAAACACTCACTCGCTTTGCTGAATGGAATTTACGGTTTGAGCAAAATGCGGATCTCATCATGCCTGTGCATTCAATGGCCGATATTGAGCTGGCAAAAGCACAAGGAAAAGTGGGTATCTTCTTTGGTGCACAAAATTGCTCCCCAATAGAAGATGAAATCGGTCTGATCGAAGTCATGCGTCAACAAGGCTTACTTATCATGCAGCTGACTTACAACAACCAAAGCCTATTAGCGACGGGTTGCTATGAGAGTCACGACAGTGGTGTGACACGTTTTGGTCAACAAGCTATCGGAGAAATGAATCGTGTCGGCATGATCGTTGATATGTCGCATAGCGCCGAGCGTTCAACACTAGAAGCCATTGACCTCTCTTCTCGGCCGATTTGTATTAGCCATGCTAACCCGACTTTTGCTTTCGATGCGCTTCGCAACAAATCCAATGATGTCATCAAAGCGCTCACCGCTCGCGGCGGTTTGATTGGGTTCAGTTTATACCCTTTCCACTTGCCAAACGGCAGCCAATGTTCACTGGATGACTTCTGCCACATGGTGGCCTCTACGGCCGATATGGTTGGTGTCGAACACTTAGGCATTGGCAGTGACCTATGCTTAAACCAACCTCAAGAAGTCTTAGAGTGGATGCGAAACGGCCGTTGGTCCAAAGCCATGGACTATGGCGAAGGGTCGGCGAGTAACTCAGGATGGCCTGACGCACTCCCTTGGTTCTGCGGTAGTGCAGGCATGGAGAACATTTACAACGGATTAATACGCCATGGATTCAATGAATCTGAAGCAGGAAAAATACTGGGTGAGAATTGGTTCAATTTCTTACAACAAGGACTAGAGCCTATTTCGTAA
- a CDS encoding aldehyde dehydrogenase family protein, which translates to MMTQHTLPTENALYIAGEWQSGISTVANINPSDITENLGQFAQASEAQVEQAISAAKQAQPEWEKTPIERKQAVLQAIGDELIARCDELGTLLSKEEGKPFMEGRGEIYRAGQFFQYFAAEVLRQIGDSADSVRPGVSVEVTREAVGVIAIISPWNFPTATAAWKIAPALAFGNSVIWKPANLTPASAVALTEIIHRQGIPAGTFNLVLGSGSQVGNTLINSPHINGVSFTGSVETGRKVAAATAPNFVRCQLEMGSKNALVIADDADIQIAVEATIAGSFSGAGQKCTASSRLVVMDGIHDAYVEALIKRMGELKVGHALQEGIFMGPVVDGNQLDANFSWIDKARDCGAELAFGGERLSLEHDGYYMSPTLFLNTQNSWEVNQEEVFAPMASVIRVADLDEAIATTNDTRFGLTGGIITQSLRSSALFKQQAQTGCVMVNLPTAGTDYHVPFGGRKESSFGPREQGQYAKEFYTVVKTAYQRPY; encoded by the coding sequence ATGATGACTCAACATACGCTTCCTACAGAAAACGCGCTCTACATTGCCGGAGAATGGCAGTCAGGGATCAGCACCGTCGCCAATATTAACCCATCGGATATCACTGAAAACCTTGGGCAGTTTGCTCAAGCCAGTGAAGCTCAGGTTGAGCAAGCCATTTCTGCGGCAAAACAAGCGCAACCAGAATGGGAAAAAACACCTATTGAACGTAAGCAAGCCGTATTGCAAGCCATTGGCGATGAGTTAATTGCTCGTTGCGATGAACTGGGTACGCTACTTTCAAAAGAAGAAGGGAAGCCCTTCATGGAAGGTCGTGGCGAGATCTATCGCGCAGGCCAATTCTTTCAATATTTTGCAGCCGAAGTGCTCAGACAAATTGGTGACAGCGCCGACTCAGTCCGTCCAGGCGTTTCTGTCGAGGTTACGCGTGAAGCCGTCGGCGTTATCGCAATTATTTCACCTTGGAACTTCCCTACTGCGACGGCGGCTTGGAAGATTGCACCTGCCCTTGCCTTTGGCAACAGTGTCATTTGGAAACCGGCGAACCTCACCCCAGCCAGTGCAGTGGCGTTGACAGAAATCATCCACCGCCAAGGTATCCCAGCGGGCACCTTTAATCTGGTCTTGGGCAGTGGCTCTCAAGTCGGTAATACCCTCATTAACTCACCACATATCAACGGCGTGAGTTTCACTGGCTCAGTAGAGACAGGTCGCAAGGTCGCGGCAGCCACCGCGCCAAACTTTGTCCGTTGTCAGCTAGAGATGGGCAGTAAAAATGCACTTGTCATTGCCGATGATGCCGATATTCAAATTGCAGTAGAAGCCACCATCGCAGGGTCATTCTCTGGTGCAGGTCAAAAATGTACCGCCTCATCACGCTTAGTGGTCATGGATGGTATCCACGACGCCTATGTCGAAGCGCTCATTAAACGAATGGGCGAACTCAAAGTCGGCCACGCCCTTCAAGAAGGCATATTCATGGGACCTGTCGTGGACGGCAACCAATTAGACGCTAACTTCTCTTGGATTGACAAAGCACGTGACTGCGGCGCTGAACTGGCCTTTGGCGGAGAGCGTTTAAGCCTAGAACATGACGGGTACTACATGTCTCCCACCTTGTTCTTAAACACCCAAAATAGCTGGGAAGTCAACCAAGAAGAAGTCTTCGCACCCATGGCTAGTGTGATAAGAGTAGCCGATCTTGATGAAGCCATCGCAACAACGAATGATACTCGTTTTGGCCTTACAGGCGGCATTATCACGCAAAGCTTGCGTAGCAGTGCGTTGTTCAAGCAACAGGCCCAAACCGGTTGTGTCATGGTGAACTTGCCAACCGCTGGTACCGATTATCACGTCCCATTTGGTGGTCGTAAAGAATCCAGCTTTGGGCCGCGTGAGCAAGGCCAATACGCCAAAGAATTCTATACCGTCGTCAAAACAGCCTATCAACGCCCTTACTAG
- a CDS encoding RidA family protein, with amino-acid sequence MDIKTKKQPVKTALFASKAPLEWAVVNNGTLYTAQIPIDATGAVVEGGIEAQTRQTFANLAHTLECAGESLDSVLQVLIYVTDREYLKTVNAVYAEQFTAPYPNRAAIVVAGLAREEMLVEFVVYAAVSEG; translated from the coding sequence GTGGACATTAAAACAAAGAAACAGCCTGTAAAAACTGCACTTTTTGCTTCAAAAGCCCCCCTAGAATGGGCAGTAGTCAACAACGGCACTCTCTATACTGCTCAGATCCCAATTGACGCAACAGGCGCGGTGGTCGAAGGCGGTATCGAAGCACAAACTCGCCAAACCTTTGCCAATCTGGCGCATACTTTAGAGTGCGCAGGCGAATCCTTGGATTCTGTTTTGCAGGTACTTATTTATGTTACTGACCGCGAGTACTTAAAAACGGTTAATGCTGTCTATGCAGAGCAATTTACCGCGCCATACCCGAACCGAGCCGCCATTGTTGTGGCTGGGCTAGCACGAGAAGAAATGCTGGTTGAGTTTGTGGTTTACGCCGCCGTATCTGAAGGCTAG
- a CDS encoding LysR family transcriptional regulator, whose amino-acid sequence MRIKLQQLKHFVMVVEEGGFRAASHRANRSQAALSTSIKELEKVLGQPLFESGNKSTLTPFGEICLPKIRKFLNAYSALDNDLRATAAGQQGRVRIASVPSVAAKLIPSVLGAFCEQYPHVEVSLIDDNSTGVEARLLSGEVDLALGNASTLEQESIDFTPLISDQIGVVCLKENPLAANPEGIEWQTLQEQPFIRNGTCTLLDATPARVLSEQALYSVENITSLFSVLELGIGVTTLPKLAFPTNETRLIWIPLIDPPLKRQIGIFRLVDRTISPQAQAFYDLCVHYLNYGFVANNLS is encoded by the coding sequence ATGCGGATAAAACTTCAACAATTGAAACATTTTGTGATGGTGGTCGAAGAAGGGGGTTTTAGAGCGGCCTCTCATCGAGCCAATCGCTCTCAAGCTGCGCTCTCTACCTCGATAAAAGAATTGGAGAAAGTTTTAGGGCAGCCTTTGTTTGAATCTGGTAATAAATCGACCCTCACGCCATTTGGTGAAATCTGCTTACCTAAGATACGTAAATTTCTTAATGCCTATAGTGCGTTGGACAATGATCTCCGTGCCACCGCCGCAGGCCAACAAGGAAGAGTAAGAATTGCCAGCGTCCCTTCGGTAGCTGCTAAGTTAATCCCTAGCGTGCTGGGGGCATTTTGCGAGCAGTATCCTCACGTCGAAGTCAGTTTAATTGATGATAATTCGACGGGCGTGGAGGCGAGATTGTTATCCGGTGAAGTGGATCTCGCTCTTGGTAATGCTTCGACTCTGGAGCAAGAATCGATTGATTTTACCCCTTTGATTTCAGACCAAATAGGGGTCGTCTGTTTAAAAGAAAATCCTCTCGCCGCTAACCCAGAGGGTATTGAGTGGCAGACATTGCAAGAACAACCTTTCATCCGTAATGGGACGTGTACGCTGTTAGATGCCACGCCTGCAAGGGTGCTGAGTGAGCAAGCGCTGTATTCCGTTGAGAACATTACCTCTTTGTTTTCTGTTTTAGAGTTAGGGATTGGGGTCACAACGTTACCGAAATTGGCCTTTCCTACCAACGAAACTCGGTTGATCTGGATTCCATTGATTGACCCGCCGCTTAAGCGTCAAATTGGCATTTTTCGTTTAGTCGATCGGACTATTTCTCCTCAAGCTCAAGCGTTTTATGATTTGTGTGTGCACTATTTGAATTACGGGTTTGTTGCAAATAACCTGAGTTGA